The candidate division KSB1 bacterium nucleotide sequence GCGGTTGAGCCCGTTGAGCGCAGCAACCCGGTAGGCTTCCGCCATGGTGGGATAATTAAAAGTCGTGTTCATGAAGTACATGAGGGTGTTAGCTTTACCTTTCTGGGTCATGATCGCCTGGCCGATGTGCACAATTTCTGAAGCATGGTTACCAAAACAGTGGATGCCGAGAATCTTCAAGGTCTCGCGGTGAAAAAGAATTTTCAGCATGCCAATCGTTCGTCCGGTAATTTGTGCCCGGGCCAAATGCCGGAAAGAAGCATGTCCGACTTCATAGGGAATTTTTTGGGCAGTGAGCTCCCGTTCGGTTAAACCAACGGAGCTGATTTCCGGGATCGTATAAATACCGGTGGGAATATGCTCCACAAGTGAGTGTTCGCATTCTCCATAAACCAGGTGGGTAGCAGCAAAACGGCCCTGGTCGTAAGCGGCGCTGGCAAGATTAGGATAACCGACCACATCGCCAACAGCGTAAATATGAGACTGGGTGGTCTGGTAACTTTTATTAACAATAATTGAGCCCCGCTTATCATGATCAATCCCGAGGGATTCCAACCCCATATTAGATGAATTCCCGGTTCTGCCTTGTGCCCAGAGAAGGACGTCACTGTATATTTGCTTGTTGGATTTTAGAAAGAGTGTCACACCACGATCATCCGCTTCAATTCTCTCATATTCTTCGTTATGCCGAATGAGCACGCCCTGCTCCCGCAAATGATAGCTCAGTGCATCAACAATTTCATCATCGAGAAAAGATAACAGCTGGCTGCGGGTATTGACTAAATTTACCTTGATGCGCAGTCCCCGGAAAATTGAGGCGTACTCACACCCCACGATTCCGGCGCCGAAGATGGTAATTGACTTCGGATTCTTTTTAAGATTTAAAATCGAATCACTGTCTAAAAGGCGTGAATGAGAAAAATCGATTCCTTCCGGCTGCCGGGGTCTGGAACCGGTCGCGATAATAAAAGCATCGGCGGTATATTTTTCTTTCAACACACCCGGCAGCGTGACTTCTATGGTATGGTCATTAATGAAGTTTGCGTGCCCATGAATAATATCGACTTGATTACGTTCGTAAAAGCTGCGGCGCAGATTAACCTGCTGCCGAACCACAGAATCGGCTGATTTCAGCAGTTTGAGATAATTAGAGTCGCGAAATTTACCGGTATCCGCCAGCAACTGAACCGCGTGACGCAGCGCCTTGCTGGGAATGGTGCCTTTATGGGTGCAATTGCCGCCAACTTCCGGCAGACTGTCGATAACGACTACGCTTTTACCGGCTTTCGAAGCCTGCATGGCAGCGCCCTCACCCCCGGGACCGCTGCCGATTACGATAATGTCGTATTTGTTTTTCATGAACTTAAATATTCGTTTAATCTATCAAATAGTTTTATCGGAGAATAGTCATTTGTCTTTAGGTTTCTTTTGATGCACAACGCAAGTCGTTATCTTTTCAAACTTCAGAGATTCCCAATTCATGTAATTTCTTTTTGGCCTCACGACGGGCTGACTCAATAAGTACATTAGCTTCCGGTTTGCTAAGGGTACCTTTTCTCACCCGGGTCTTGATCTCATGCTCTCTTTCCCTTAGAAAAAGCAGAATCGAGTCTTTTTGACTTTCCAAAGATTTCTCAGCATGAGGCTCAGAAACGGGACTTCTCTTTGCAGGAGGATTTTGTGCAGTGACTTTAGGCTGCGGTTTTTTGTTGTTTCTTGCAGCCAAAACATCACGAATGATTCGCTCAAATTTCTGAGGTGCGATTCCTTGTTCGCTCAACCTGTCTAAAGATACGATATCATATCCAATGCTTGCTAGTCGCTCGCGATAGGAAGAAAGAATTTTTTTACAGGTTAGAACCATCACAATATTGTGTTCTCGTGAAGCCATGTGTGCCTTCACCATCGTTGGCAGCCTATCGATTAGGCCGAGTATGCAGACAATAACAAGTCCTAGAAACAGTAACACTTTTATGTCAAACTTGCCGACGGTTAACCAGTGAGTAATCGCATTATCAAGGGCAAAAAAGAAAAGAATCAGAAAGACGATGGACCAAAGTCCCGCTCGTTTAAATGTTTTTTGATGTTTCCTAT carries:
- the sthA gene encoding Si-specific NAD(P)(+) transhydrogenase is translated as MKNKYDIIVIGSGPGGEGAAMQASKAGKSVVVIDSLPEVGGNCTHKGTIPSKALRHAVQLLADTGKFRDSNYLKLLKSADSVVRQQVNLRRSFYERNQVDIIHGHANFINDHTIEVTLPGVLKEKYTADAFIIATGSRPRQPEGIDFSHSRLLDSDSILNLKKNPKSITIFGAGIVGCEYASIFRGLRIKVNLVNTRSQLLSFLDDEIVDALSYHLREQGVLIRHNEEYERIEADDRGVTLFLKSNKQIYSDVLLWAQGRTGNSSNMGLESLGIDHDKRGSIIVNKSYQTTQSHIYAVGDVVGYPNLASAAYDQGRFAATHLVYGECEHSLVEHIPTGIYTIPEISSVGLTERELTAQKIPYEVGHASFRHLARAQITGRTIGMLKILFHRETLKILGIHCFGNHASEIVHIGQAIMTQKGKANTLMYFMNTTFNYPTMAEAYRVAALNGLNRVNARPKREEKKITVADRGNVVPLKKVKTA